Proteins encoded in a region of the Sugiyamaella lignohabitans strain CBS 10342 chromosome B, complete sequence genome:
- the AHP1 gene encoding Ahp1p (Thiol-specific peroxiredoxin; reduces hydroperoxides to protect against oxidative damage; function in vivo requires covalent conjugation to Urm1p; GO_component: GO:0005737 - cytoplasm [Evidence IEA,IEA]; GO_component: GO:0005737 - cytoplasm [Evidence IDA] [PMID 10681558]; GO_component: GO:0005886 - plasma membrane [Evidence IDA] [PMID 16622836]; GO_function: GO:0016209 - antioxidant activity [Evidence IEA]; GO_function: GO:0016491 - oxidoreductase activity [Evidence IEA,IEA]; GO_function: GO:0004601 - peroxidase activity [Evidence IEA]; GO_function: GO:0051920 - peroxiredoxin activity [Evidence IEA]; GO_function: GO:0008379 - thioredoxin peroxidase activity [Evidence IDA,IMP,ISS] [PMID 10681558]; GO_process: GO:0045454 - cell redox homeostasis [Evidence IDA,IMP] [PMID 10681558]; GO_process: GO:0034599 - cellular response to oxidative stress [Evidence IGI] [PMID 15051715]; GO_process: GO:0055114 - oxidation-reduction process [Evidence IEA]; GO_process: GO:0010038 - response to metal ion [Evidence IMP] [PMID 12270680]), producing MFSRGLRLRATAAAPIFNRGFRSSVANFVQAGDKVPSVEVFEGAPSNSLNLAKETSSGKYLIVGVPGAFSPGCSARHVPGYYKNFKEFSAKGFNGVFVIAVNDAFVTGEWAKTLEAAYSPNSAIRFVADHSGEFSKEWDTLFDASKFFGNSRTKRYAAIVEDGVVKAAFVEPDSTGISVSEAESILGTL from the coding sequence atgTTTTCTCGCGGTTTACGTCTTAgagctactgctgctgcaccaATTTTTAATCGAGGATTCCGGTCTTCAGTTGCCAACTTTGTCCAAGCTGGAGACAAGGTACCATCAGTTGAGGTATTTGAAGGTGCTCCGTCTAACTCTCTCAATTTGGCCAAGGAGACTTCCTCGGGTAAATACTTGATTGTTGGAGTTCCTGGTGCGTTCTCACCTGGGTGTAGTGCTCGACACGTCCCTGGTTATTATAAGAATTTCAAAGAATTCTCGGCCAAGGGCTTCAATGGTGTGTTCGTAATTGCTGTTAACGATGCTTTCGTAACTGGAGAGTGGGCTAAGACTTTAGAAGCTGCCTATTCTCCCAATTCTGCCATACGCTTTGTTGCTGACCACAGTGGCGAATTTTCCAAGGAGTGGGATACTTTGTTTGATGCTTCCAAGTTTTTCGGTAACAGTCGTACCAAGAGATATGCTGCCATTGTTGAGGACGGTGTTGTCAAGGCTGCATTTGTCGAGCCTGATTCTACCGGTATTTCTGTCTCTGAGGCAGAGTCTATTCTCGGAACTTTGTAA
- the HEL1 gene encoding E3 ubiquitin-protein ligase HEL1: MSSDSENSDFEDHDYSDMEDDDEEIFDDSEYDDIDFDLKNDDSGLGPYQVTYSVRTLSDIESKQNELTERVANLLQLDKSKTASLLHAFKWHDDALVERYMEDPEKVLISAGVGVTYNSESSQDEVTTTSSPSSPYRPDKDFTCFICCSSLEEDPDLLIFGLSCGHSACLNCYRYYLTQKISEEGQSRNIRCPGDSKCALLVDERAVKAVVLPETYQRYLYALVATFVDGNQHYKWCPAPDCDNAIECNVDFQDLKKVVPSVKCSCGHEFCFGCGDDEHQPAMCVLVKKWRQKCKDDSETANWIAANTHDCPNCKAVIEKNGGCNHMKCRKCKHEFCWICFGNWTEHGTEYYNCSRFKEDGASEQARNEQETSRAYLKRYLHYYNRFTTHMQSRKLEKKSYLKMQKKMTDLQEDSGLSWIEVQFLSDTFQALNESRRVLMWAYAFAYYLEQSNTTTIFEDNQSDLEMAVENLSELFEKPVSYLAEQRTLLMDKCKYVINRRAVLLEYAAKGLAENSWRFNTSLED; encoded by the coding sequence ATGTCATCTGATTCAGAAAATTCTGACTTCGAGGACCATGATTACTCAGACAtggaagatgatgatgaagaaatatTTGATGACTCTGAGTATGATGACATAGATTTTGATCTAAAGAACGATGATTCTGGGCTAGGGCCCTATCAAGTTACCTATTCTGTCAGAACTCTTTCTGATATTGAGAGTAAACAGAATGAACTGACGGAGCGCGTGGCAAATCTACTTCAACTCGACAAATCTAAAACCGCTTCATTACTTCATGCTTTCAAATGGCATGATGATGCACTTGTAGAAAGATACATGGAGGATCCTGAAAAGGTGCTGATCTCGGCTGGGGTCGGAGTTACTTATAATTCTGAGTCGAGCCAAGATGAggtcaccaccaccagctctcCCTCGTCTCCATATAGGCCAGACAAGGACTTCACTTGTTTTATATGTTGTTCATCACTTGAAGAAGACCCTGACTTGCTGATATTTGGTCTCTCATGTGGACATAGTGCTTGTTTGAATTGCTATAGGTACTATCTCACCCAAAAGATTTCGGAGGAGGGGCAATCTCGTAATATTCGATGTCCTGGCGATTCGAAGTGTGCATTGCTTGTAGATGAGCGAGCAGTAAAGGCTGTTGTCTTACCCGAGACGTACCAAAGGTACCTGTATGCTCTAGTAGCAACATTTGTTGATGGAAATCAACATTATAAGTGGTGCCCTGCTCCTGATTGTGACAATGCTATTGAATGTAATGTTGATTTTCAGGACCTGAAAAAGGTTGTTCCTTCAGTTAAATGTAGCTGCGGTCATGAATTTTGCTTTGGatgtggtgatgatgagcaTCAACCGGCAATGTGCGTTCTCGTCAAGAAGTGGCGCCAGAAGTGTAAGGACGACTCTGAAACAGCAAATTGGATTGCTGCTAACACTCATGACTGCCCTAATTGTAAAGCTGTGATTGAGAAGAACGGAGGATGTAATCATATGAAATGCCGTAAATGTAAGCATGAGTTTTGCTGGATTTGCTTTGGCAATTGGACAGAACATGGCACCGAATATTACAACTGCTCACGTTTCAAAGAGGATGGTGCATCCGAGCAAGCTCGCAATGAGCAGGAGACATCTAGGGCCTACCTGAAGCGCTACCTGCACTATTATAATCGATTCACTACCCATATGCAATCTAGGAAgttggaaaaaaaatcatatCTCAAGATgcagaagaaaatgactgATCTACAAGAAGACTCTGGCTTATCATGGATTGAAGTGCAATTTCTGAGTGATACCTTTCAAGCTCTCAATGAGTCACGTCGTGTGCTCATGTGGGCTTATGCGTTTGCCTATTATCTAGAACAGTCTAATACAACTACTATATTTGAGGATAACCAGAGTGATTTGGAAATGGCTGTTGAAAATCTGTCCGAACTTTTTGAAAAGCCTGTCTCGTACCTCGCAGAACAGAGGACACTGTTGATGGACAAGTGCAAATATGTTATCAACCGTCGGGCTGTTCTCCTAGAGTATGCTGCAAAGGGTCTAGCCGAGAATAGCTGGAGATTTAATACCAGTTTAGAAGATTAA
- the SPT20 gene encoding Spt20p (Subunit of the SAGA transcriptional regulatory complex; involved in maintaining the integrity of the complex; mutant displays reduced transcription elongation in the G-less-based run-on (GLRO) assay; GO_component: GO:0000124 - SAGA complex [Evidence IEA]; GO_component: GO:0000124 - SAGA complex [Evidence IDA] [PMID 9224714]; GO_component: GO:0000124 - SAGA complex [Evidence IDA] [PMID 9674426]; GO_component: GO:0046695 - SLIK (SAGA-like) complex [Evidence IDA] [PMID 12446794]; GO_component: GO:0005634 - nucleus [Evidence IEA,IEA]; GO_function: GO:0003712 - transcription cofactor activity [Evidence IEA]; GO_function: GO:0003712 - transcription cofactor activity [Evidence IGI,IMP,IPI] [PMID 8649430]; GO_process: GO:0030969 - UFP-specific transcription factor mRNA processing involved in endoplasmic reticulum unfolded protein response [Evidence IMP] [PMID 10652329]; GO_process: GO:0016568 - chromatin modification [Evidence IDA] [PMID 9674426]; GO_process: GO:0016573 - histone acetylation [Evidence IDA] [PMID 9674426]; GO_process: GO:0006355 - regulation of transcription, DNA-templated [Evidence IEA]; GO_process: GO:0006351 - transcription, DNA-templated [Evidence IEA]): MSAPAQQNPRSQAPAVAGTRPQGQTGLQRRRVYDFAETAEKILAKYADEPASLDLHIHHTHYRFGNQEGILQKNTSAIKTFFEYIASGEIPPAATEVFRDSGIRFYSGCIIVKLIDHRSLPVQAGQQQDERETSGDSSKSSGTVANSNSSTNVNGNNKPEASNSSSVATASKSPEPASYRVLLRPTSLSLWHDLLYTADTSHGRFTDQLALNMESEILTLTHRNVDLRVFERPRATFEEYSLFETNNIAKKEIKKTSLPVEDSRRDSLRQLHKYRLTVPKKRKGLHEDLVHHGTEYEELMLTMDDKRQATANPTGGVSGGQFMRLSFIEQLRKKKERMRLLGQQQRIQQQVQQPQGGAVSPVVSASAQPQQPGQTPYGQGGIKQPQAQTQAQAQVQMQMQMQLQHQHSQQHLQQQQQQQQQQQQQQQQHPPQHLLQQQQQAAANGTFMTGASTVSINRPTSFSSGLVFDSNSDKRNNGGNGSASSPGNKAGQKAAAKPKGKQAGKTVPGKTIPGKTVPGKTTTIPTAKPRARAKKDPKDPKAKKTVPGSVPNN; this comes from the coding sequence ATGAGCGCGCCGGCTCAGCAAAACCCAAGATCACAAGCACCAGCGGTAGCTGGTACGAGACCCCAGGGACAGACTGGTTTACAACGTCGACGTGTTTATGACTTTGCAGAGACTgctgaaaaaatattagcCAAGTATGCTGATGAGCCGGCTAGTCTTGATTTGCATATACATCATACACATTATAGATTTGGAAATCAAGAGGGCATTCTACAGAAAAACACTTCTGCTATCAAAACattttttgaatatataGCATCGGGTGAGATTCCTCCTGCAGCGACCGAAGTATTCCGTGACTCGGGAATCAGGTTTTATAGTGGTTGCATTATTGTCAAACTAATTGATCATAGAAGCCTACCTGTTCAAGCTGGACAACAGCAAGATGAACGTGAAACATCAGGCGACAGCTCCAAGTCATCAGGAACAGTGGCCAATTCtaatagcagcaccaacgTAAATGGTAATAATAAGCCGGAGGCGAGTAATTCCTCTAGCGTGGCTACGGCATCTAAATCTCCGGAACCTGCATCATACCGAGTGTTGCTTAGGCCAACGTCGTTGTCACTTTGGCATGATCTTTTATATACGGCAGATACAAGTCATGGAAGGTTCACTGACCAGCTGGCTCTTAATATGGAATCTGAAATTCTGACACTAACGCATCGTAACGTTGATCTTCGTGTTTTTGAACGACCACGGGCCacttttgaagaatattCCCTTTTTGAAACAAACAATATAGCTAAAAAGGAGATCAAAAAGACTTCTCTACCTGTTGAAGACTCCCGTAGGGATAGTCTACGACAACTGCATAAATACAGACTTACGGTACctaaaaagagaaaaggTTTACATGAAGATCTGGTTCATCATGGCACTGAGTATGAAGAGCTTATGCTCACCATGGATGACAAGCGACAGGCAACTGCGAATCCTACTGGcggtgtttctggtggACAGTTTATGAGATTGAGTTTTATTGAACAACTAcggaaaaagaaagagagaatGAGGTTATTGGGTCAACAACAGCGAATACAACAACAGGTCCAGCAACCCCAGGGAGGTGCTGTTAGTCCTGTggtttctgcttctgctcaACCTCAGCAACCCGGACAAACTCCATATGGCCAAGGAGGAATCAAGCAACCTCAGGCGCAAACCCAGGCCCAAGCTCAAGTTCAAATGCAGATGCAAATGCAAttacaacatcaacattctcaacaacacctgcaacagcagcagcaacaacaacaacagcagcagcagcagcagcagcagcatccacCACAACATCTTctacagcaacagcagcaggcagCTGCAAATGGAACCTTTATGACAGGAGCCTCGACCGTATCAATTAATAGGCCAACATCATTTTCCTCAGGGTTAGTCTTCGATAGTAATTCCGACAAGCGTAATAATGGAGGAAATGGGTCGGCTAGTTCACCAGGCAACAAGGCTGGTCagaaggctgctgccaagcCGAAAGGAAAACAAGCTGGTAAAACAGTGCCGGGAAAGACTATCCCTGGAAAGACCGTTCCAGGCAAAACAACAACGATACCCACAGCCAAGCCTCGGGCTCGTGCCAAAAAAGATCCTAAAGACCCTAAAGCCAAAAAGACTGTTCCAGGGTCTGTACctaataattaa
- the DCP1 gene encoding Dcp1p (Subunit of the Dcp1p-Dcp2p decapping enzyme complex; decapping complex removes the 5' cap structure from mRNAs prior to their degradation; enhances the activity of catalytic subunit Dcp2p; regulated by DEAD box protein Dhh1p; forms cytoplasmic foci upon DNA replication stress; GO_component: GO:0005737 - cytoplasm [Evidence IEA]; GO_component: GO:0005737 - cytoplasm [Evidence IDA] [PMID 22842922]; GO_component: GO:0005737 - cytoplasm [Evidence IDA] [PMID 23706738]; GO_component: GO:0000932 - cytoplasmic mRNA processing body [Evidence IEA]; GO_component: GO:0000932 - cytoplasmic mRNA processing body [Evidence IDA,IMP] [PMID 12730603]; GO_component: GO:0000932 - cytoplasmic mRNA processing body [Evidence IDA] [PMID 23509072]; GO_component: GO:0005634 - nucleus [Evidence IDA] [PMID 23706738]; GO_function: GO:0003723 - RNA binding [Evidence IEA]; GO_function: GO:0008047 - enzyme activator activity [Evidence IDA] [PMID 16341225]; GO_function: GO:0050072 - m7G(5')pppN diphosphatase activity [Evidence IDA] [PMID 16341225]; GO_function: GO:0003729 - mRNA binding [Evidence IPI] [PMID 11139489]; GO_process: GO:0000290 - deadenylation-dependent decapping of nuclear-transcribed mRNA [Evidence IDA] [PMID 11139489]; GO_process: GO:0006397 - mRNA processing [Evidence IEA]; GO_process: GO:0000184 - nuclear-transcribed mRNA catabolic process, nonsense-mediated decay [Evidence IEA]), with protein MTKEANSTMPDQNNPELTKQSYNYAVLSRYDPFIAQIICTSAICNVYKFNIEQAEWDKINCQGTLFVYSRAAKSPDNIGDSQKFPYGLIVLNRLNEYNFSLGVTPLTISKRTGDPEMEFKLEDSFIMAQAADGAMYGLWLFDTKDRETILNTLQWCLSQSM; from the coding sequence ATGACAAAAGAAGCAAATTCCACGATGCCGGATCAAAATAATCCGGAACTGACTAAACAATCATACAACTACGCAGTGTTGTCCCGTTATGATCCATTCATAGCTCAAATTATCTGTACTTCAGCGATTTGCAATGTGTACAAGTTTAATATCGAACAAGCCGAGTGGGATAAGATCAATTGCCAAGGCACGTTGTTTGTATATTCCAGGGCTGCCAAATCTCCAGATAACATTGGGGACTCCCAGAAGTTCCCTTACGGTCTAATAGTGCTCAATAGACTTAACGAATACAACTTTTCTCTTGGGGTGACCCCGTTGACGATATCAAAACGAACAGGCGATCCAGAGATGGAGTTCAAATTAGAAGATTCATTTATTATGGCACAAGCAGCGGATGGTGCAATGTATGGTCTATGGCTTTTTGATACAAAGGATAGAGAAACGATCTTGAACACTCTTCAGTGGTGCTTGTCGCAGTCGAtgtaa